The proteins below are encoded in one region of Scomber japonicus isolate fScoJap1 chromosome 2, fScoJap1.pri, whole genome shotgun sequence:
- the LOC128376250 gene encoding E3 ubiquitin-protein ligase TRIM21-like gives MSAASCLLSEDQFLCSICLDVFTDPVSTPCGHNFCKNCINQHWNSTDQYLCPLCKKIFYTRPELHINTFISEMVSQFRQEAQQKASSSSSEQQAAKPGEVPCDVCTGTKLKALKSCLVCLTSYCETHLEPHLTASRLKRHQLMDPVENLEDRMCMKHDKPLELFCKTDQTCVCALCSVLDHKTHEFVPLKQEYEGKKAELGKTKTEIQEMIQKRRLKIEEIKHSVDLSEEAADREKAEGVQVFTALMESVERILNELIETIEEKQRTTEKQAENFIKELEQEISELKKRRSEVEKLSHSEDHLHLLQNFPSLKAAPPTIDWTEVSIRPSYEGTVVKAVAQLEETLSKQKKKLIEAELKRIQQYAVDVTLDPDTAHPQLILSADGKQVYCGDVWKNLPDNPERFSDCICVLGKQSLSSGRFYFEVQVKEKTEWDLGVARESINRKGQITLRPQNGYWTIWLINGNEYSANSGPAVRLSLKSQPQKVGVFVDYEEGLVSFYDVDAAALIYSFTGCSFTEKLYPYFNPCDNDDGKNSAPLIICPVNQTV, from the coding sequence atgtctgctgccagctgtctgctatctgaagatcagtttctgtgctccatctgtctggatgtgttcactgatccagtcagcacaccatgtggacacaacttctgcaaaaactgcatcaatcAACACTGGAACAGTACTGACCAGTAcctgtgtccactgtgtaaAAAGATTTTCTACACTAGACCTGAACTTCACATCAACACTTTCATCTCTGAGATGgtttctcagttcagacaggaagctcaacagaaagccagcagcagcagctcagagcaacaagctgccaaaccaggagaagttccctgtgacgtctgtactggaaccaaactgaaagccctgaagtcctgtctggtgtgtctgacctcctactgtgagactcacctggagcctcatctgactgcttcacgtctgaaaagacatcagctgatggaccctgtggagaacctggaagacaggatgtgtatgaagcacgataaacctctggagctgttctgtaagaccgaccagacatgtgtctgtgcactctgctctgttttagaccacaagacacatgagtttgttcctctgaaacaagaatatgaaggaaagaaggcagagctggggaaGACAAAGACTGAAATTCaggagatgatccagaagagacgactgaagattgaagagatcaaacactcagttgacctcagtgaggaagctgcagacagagagaaagcagaaggtgttcaggtcttcaccgctctgatggagtctgttgagagaatcctgaatgagctcattgagacgattgaagagaagcaaagaacaacagagaaacaggctgaaaacttcatcaaagagctggaacaggaaatctctgagctgaagaagagacgctctgaggtggagaagctctcacactctgaagaccacctccacctcctccaaaacttcccgtccctgaaagctgctccacccaccaTAGACTGGACAGAGGTCAGCATCCGTCCATCATATGAAGGGACTGTGGTGaaagctgtggctcagctggaggagacgctcagtaaacagaagaagaagctgattgaggctgagctgaagaggatccagcagtatgcagtggatgtgactcttgatcctgatacagcacatcctcaactcatcctgtctgctgATGGGAAACAAGTTTACTGTGGTGATGTGTGGAAGAATCTCCCAGACAACCCAGAGAGATTTTCtgattgtatttgtgtgttaggaaagcagagtttgtcttcaggcagattttactttgaggttcaggttaaagagaagactgagtgggatttaggagtggccagagagtcgatCAACAGGAAGGGACAAATCACACTGAGACCCCAGAATGGTTACTGGACTATATGGTTGATAAATGGAAATGAGTACAGCGCTAATAGTGGCCCTGCAGTCcgtctctctctgaagtctcagcctcagaaggtgggggtgtttgtggattatgaggagggtctggtctccttttatgacgtagatgctgcagctcttatctactcctttactggctgctccttcactgagaaactctacccataCTTCAATCCttgtgataatgatgatggtaaAAACTCCgcccctctgatcatctgtcctgtcaatcaaactgtctgA